One Nostoc sp. UHCC 0302 DNA window includes the following coding sequences:
- a CDS encoding cache domain-containing protein produces MKKHTKQKIVFFALLSFCGITLALALFGFYTYWHTAQQRLQKAKNQAQREAVLTTLEIENELRNTQDNSLALANSLTTGEINDEQLSAQLQQKIEKNPYLATFGVAYEAGVSRSKSSKLDPPVYLRVNNSVQLGQQEKNDDNTKYPWYRKTLQDGASWGEPYRRSQQSLLTEPIVGFYAPFYRLQGKEKLPQGVLFSEYSLSQIQQLIDSLQLELGKTGYAFVLSKDGTFVYHTITDNVKQQNNLVEIAAKQNNKQLQALVQKALQGKESEAELFDETTGQNSWFFLQPTKLNGWVVGVVFLEQEVLLDDQTKRQTLILSCLALVWFFICLSILMLRAYEFRTSRVWIVSSISSILFAANIGMIWKLALGDRNYITNHNVLLNQAQVDKLLAPQVKLNKNLNRKPPLYVPTGIFIQSLEFESAKKVFMTGYIWQKYTKGIHDGLTRGFIMPDAVSANDVEIKEAYHYNQGNVEVIGWYVEATILQNLDYSHYPFDYKDIQIRLWHSDFNTQSHLNRQVFLTPDFESYKIINPSAHPGLDKRLVLDGWQIEDSFFEYLYATYDSNFGIPNTIFKTNVPELNFNITTKRQVISIFISRIGPLFVVVVMLFAMLVIADRDKAMEVLAACAGFIFIVILDQISLREQVLAKGLVYFEFFYLVIYLYIFVITINAVLMLVKPELKVLQYQDNLIAKIFYWPSLLKLLLLITIFIFF; encoded by the coding sequence ATGAAAAAACATACAAAGCAAAAAATAGTATTCTTTGCCTTATTAAGCTTTTGTGGCATCACCCTTGCATTAGCTCTATTTGGGTTTTATACCTATTGGCACACTGCACAGCAGAGACTTCAAAAAGCTAAAAACCAAGCTCAGCGAGAAGCTGTGCTAACGACTCTGGAAATCGAGAACGAACTGCGTAACACTCAAGATAACTCCCTTGCTCTTGCTAACTCCCTCACGACGGGTGAAATCAACGATGAGCAACTATCAGCGCAACTCCAACAAAAAATCGAAAAAAACCCTTATCTTGCTACCTTCGGTGTTGCCTATGAAGCTGGTGTTAGTAGGAGCAAATCCTCAAAGTTAGATCCGCCTGTCTATCTAAGGGTAAATAATAGTGTGCAATTGGGGCAACAAGAGAAGAATGATGACAACACAAAATATCCCTGGTATCGCAAGACGTTGCAAGATGGAGCATCTTGGGGAGAACCCTACCGCAGGTCACAGCAGTCTCTCTTGACTGAACCCATAGTGGGATTTTATGCTCCGTTCTATCGCTTACAGGGCAAAGAAAAATTGCCGCAAGGAGTTCTTTTTAGTGAATATTCCTTAAGTCAAATACAACAGCTGATTGATTCCTTACAACTGGAACTAGGAAAAACGGGCTATGCCTTTGTTCTTTCTAAAGATGGAACTTTTGTATATCATACAATTACTGATAATGTCAAACAGCAAAATAACTTGGTTGAAATTGCTGCCAAGCAGAATAATAAACAGCTTCAAGCATTAGTGCAAAAGGCGCTTCAGGGTAAGGAAAGTGAAGCGGAGTTGTTCGATGAAACTACAGGTCAAAATTCGTGGTTTTTCCTGCAACCAACGAAGTTGAATGGCTGGGTGGTAGGAGTAGTCTTTCTCGAACAAGAAGTTTTACTAGATGACCAAACTAAGCGGCAAACACTAATCTTGAGTTGTTTAGCTTTGGTTTGGTTTTTCATTTGTTTATCAATTCTCATGTTGCGAGCTTATGAGTTTCGTACTAGCCGAGTCTGGATAGTGTCGTCAATCTCTAGTATCTTGTTTGCCGCAAATATCGGAATGATTTGGAAATTAGCTTTGGGCGATCGCAATTATATAACCAATCACAACGTCCTGCTTAATCAAGCACAAGTTGATAAATTATTGGCTCCCCAAGTCAAGTTAAATAAAAACTTAAACCGAAAGCCACCGCTATATGTGCCTACTGGGATTTTTATTCAATCCTTAGAATTTGAAAGTGCTAAGAAAGTTTTTATGACGGGTTACATTTGGCAGAAGTATACTAAAGGTATTCACGATGGGTTGACTCGCGGTTTTATTATGCCGGATGCTGTCAGTGCCAACGATGTAGAAATCAAGGAAGCTTACCACTATAACCAAGGAAATGTAGAAGTTATTGGCTGGTATGTGGAAGCTACAATATTGCAAAATTTGGATTACTCTCACTATCCCTTTGACTACAAAGATATTCAAATTCGGCTATGGCACAGTGATTTTAATACTCAAAGTCATTTAAACCGCCAAGTGTTTCTCACGCCAGATTTTGAGAGTTATAAAATTATTAATCCTAGCGCTCATCCTGGTTTGGATAAGAGGCTAGTTTTGGATGGCTGGCAGATTGAAGATAGTTTTTTTGAATATCTTTATGCAACATATGATAGCAATTTTGGGATACCAAATACTATTTTTAAAACAAATGTTCCTGAACTGAATTTCAATATTACTACTAAGCGCCAAGTTATCAGTATTTTTATCTCCAGAATCGGGCCGCTGTTTGTAGTCGTTGTCATGCTGTTTGCGATGTTAGTAATTGCCGATAGAGATAAAGCTATGGAGGTTTTGGCAGCTTGTGCTGGTTTTATTTTTATTGTCATTCTTGACCAAATTTCGCTTAGGGAACAAGTCCTTGCCAAAGGACTTGTTTATTTCGAGTTTTTCTACTTAGTTATTTATTTATACATTTTTGTAATCACTATTAACGCTGTTTTAATGCTCGTTAAACCAGAATTAAAGGTATTACAGTATCAAGATAACTTGATAGCTAAGATTTTTTACTGGCCTTCTCTTCTGAAGCTATTACTGTTAATTACAATTTTTATATTTTTCTAA